In Paracoccus jeotgali, the following are encoded in one genomic region:
- a CDS encoding mechanosensitive ion channel family protein codes for MSFKFSSLFRTLLLALVLVAGPLAAQDTPEIDYDRWEGFAAQAEDALAHSETSSEVLSSIRDNAVKWRDRFSQAKDANAPRIQTLRDQLAALGPPPAEGETEAEDVANRRKELNARLSELQAPGLAATEALSRANSLVGQVDQLERKRDAEVILTLSPSPLLPSSWIAAGRDVIEVVKGFASEADREFRRENLMNRAPEVLAYLLGALGLLIFGPRFVDSLPAKLGSRSDKERRPVIAFVVSLGQIVVPMTGITLLAWAVDATGLVGRWGTPFLLALPVAALIFWSGRWLVRTLFAEVPVAYATLNLPTEARAKARIFGSGLVVMMALHSYLGHAALPQSGYVRSENALPRIPYDISAAGAGVFHLFLLTGGAFFLFRLSSILRRMNRYEAGDSPPYRSRALTVAGTVLRLLAPLAVIAAVLGYVNLGNAMLWPAAKSLGMIGLLILLQDFIADLYALLNRSQKDARDSLAPMLIGFILILASAPVFALIWGSSVAELAEWRVRFMQGISFGGVRLSPRGVMVFLIVFSLGYLATGWVKSAFRNSILPRTNLDKGAQTAAVSGLGYVGIFLAALLAITSAGIDLSSLAIVAGALSVGIGFGLQTIVQNFVSGIILLIERPVSVGDWIEAGGQQGIVSDISVRSTRIRTFDQTDVIVPNSDLITQTVTNWTRGNSRGRIIVPVGVAYDSDTRKVERLLREIVEDQPTVLFDPAPAVLFMGLGASSLDFEIRAILSDIGGGLGVSSEIRHQILKRFAEEGIELPFPQRDLWLRNPETLRGDAAPAEHAGPPEPPEPAEAPSGEVAGVHSAGALPDGASDGGDGANS; via the coding sequence ATGAGTTTCAAGTTTTCTAGCCTCTTTCGGACCCTGCTGCTGGCGCTCGTGCTGGTCGCAGGGCCGCTGGCCGCCCAGGACACGCCCGAGATCGATTACGACCGCTGGGAAGGCTTTGCCGCCCAGGCCGAGGACGCGCTGGCCCATAGCGAGACCAGTTCCGAGGTGCTGTCCTCGATCCGCGACAACGCCGTGAAATGGCGCGACCGCTTCTCGCAGGCCAAGGACGCCAACGCGCCGCGTATCCAGACCCTGCGCGACCAGCTGGCCGCCCTTGGCCCGCCGCCCGCCGAGGGCGAGACCGAGGCGGAGGACGTCGCCAACCGCCGCAAGGAGCTGAACGCGCGGCTGTCAGAGCTGCAGGCCCCCGGCCTCGCCGCGACCGAGGCGCTGAGCCGCGCCAATTCGCTGGTCGGGCAGGTCGATCAGCTTGAACGCAAGCGCGACGCCGAGGTGATCCTGACGCTCAGCCCCTCGCCGCTGCTGCCGTCAAGCTGGATCGCCGCCGGACGCGACGTGATCGAGGTGGTCAAGGGCTTCGCCTCGGAAGCCGACCGCGAGTTCCGGCGCGAGAACCTGATGAACCGCGCGCCCGAGGTGCTGGCCTATCTGCTGGGCGCGCTCGGGCTGCTGATCTTTGGCCCGCGTTTCGTCGATTCGCTGCCCGCCAAGCTGGGCAGCCGCTCGGATAAAGAGCGGCGGCCGGTGATCGCCTTCGTCGTCTCGCTGGGGCAGATCGTGGTGCCGATGACGGGGATCACGCTGCTGGCCTGGGCCGTGGACGCAACCGGGCTGGTGGGCCGCTGGGGAACGCCCTTCCTGCTGGCGCTGCCGGTCGCGGCGCTGATCTTCTGGTCGGGCCGTTGGCTGGTCCGCACCCTGTTCGCCGAGGTTCCGGTCGCCTATGCCACGCTGAACCTGCCGACCGAGGCGCGGGCCAAGGCGCGCATCTTTGGCAGCGGGCTGGTGGTGATGATGGCGCTGCACAGCTATCTGGGCCACGCCGCGCTGCCGCAATCGGGCTATGTCCGGTCGGAAAACGCGCTGCCGCGCATCCCCTATGACATCAGCGCCGCCGGGGCAGGGGTGTTCCACCTGTTCCTGCTGACCGGCGGCGCGTTCTTCCTGTTCCGCCTGTCGTCGATCCTGCGCCGGATGAACCGTTACGAGGCCGGCGATTCGCCGCCCTACCGCTCGCGCGCGCTGACCGTGGCGGGCACGGTCCTGCGGCTGCTGGCGCCTTTGGCGGTGATCGCGGCGGTGCTGGGTTATGTGAACCTCGGCAATGCCATGCTGTGGCCGGCGGCGAAAAGCCTGGGCATGATCGGGCTGCTGATCCTGCTGCAGGATTTCATCGCCGACCTCTACGCGCTGCTGAACCGCAGCCAGAAGGACGCCCGCGATTCGCTGGCGCCGATGCTGATCGGGTTCATCCTGATCCTCGCCTCGGCCCCGGTATTCGCGCTGATCTGGGGCAGTTCCGTGGCCGAACTGGCCGAGTGGCGGGTCCGCTTCATGCAGGGCATCTCGTTTGGCGGGGTGCGCCTGTCGCCGCGCGGGGTGATGGTCTTTCTGATCGTCTTTTCGCTGGGTTATCTGGCGACCGGCTGGGTCAAAAGCGCGTTCCGCAACTCGATCCTGCCGCGCACCAATCTCGACAAGGGCGCGCAGACGGCGGCCGTCTCGGGCCTGGGTTATGTGGGCATCTTCCTGGCCGCGCTGCTGGCCATCACCTCGGCCGGGATCGATCTGTCCAGCCTGGCCATCGTCGCCGGCGCGCTGTCGGTCGGCATCGGTTTCGGCCTGCAGACCATCGTGCAGAACTTCGTTTCGGGCATCATCCTGCTGATCGAACGCCCGGTCAGCGTCGGCGACTGGATCGAGGCGGGCGGACAGCAGGGCATCGTCAGCGACATCTCGGTCCGCTCAACCCGCATCCGCACCTTCGACCAGACCGACGTCATCGTGCCGAACAGCGACCTGATCACCCAGACCGTGACCAACTGGACGCGCGGCAATTCGCGCGGGCGGATCATTGTGCCGGTCGGGGTCGCCTATGATTCCGACACCCGCAAGGTCGAGCGTCTGCTGCGCGAGATCGTCGAGGATCAGCCGACGGTGCTGTTCGACCCGGCCCCGGCGGTGCTGTTCATGGGCCTCGGCGCCAGCAGCCTCGATTTCGAGATCCGGGCGATCCTGTCCGATATCGGCGGCGGGCTGGGGGTCAGTTCGGAAATCCGTCACCAGATCCTGAAGCGGTTCGCCGAAGAGGGGATCGAACTGCCCTTCCCGCAACGCGACTTGTGGCTGCGCAACCCCGAGACGCTGCGCGGCGACGCGGCACCTGCCGAGCACGCCGGCCCGCCAGAACCGCCCGAGCCGGCAGAGGCGCCTTCGGGCGAGGTGGCGGGTGTGCACAGTGCGGGCGCGCTGCCTGACGGCGCCTCGGACGGCGGGGATGGTGCCAACAGCTAA
- a CDS encoding cysteine synthase A, with product MRICEDLAAAIGNTPLIRLRSASEATGCEILGKAEFMNPGQSVKDRAALYIIRDAVARGTLRPGGTIVEGTAGNTGIGLALVGASMGFRSVIVIPETQSQEKKDMLRLAGAELVQVPAAPYRNPNNYVRYSERLANALAKTEPNGAIWANQFDNTANRQAHLETTGPEIWDQTEGKVDGFICAVGSGGTLAGVAMALQPKGVKIGLADPEGAALHSFYTTGEFDSPGSSITEGIGQGRITANLEGFTPDYSYRIPDAEALTVLFDLAAHEGLVLGGSSGINLAGAIRMAHDMGPGHRIVTILCDAGNRYQTKLYNPEFLRQKGLPVPDWLEGQSRKMPEVFE from the coding sequence ATGCGTATCTGCGAAGACCTCGCCGCCGCGATCGGCAATACCCCCTTGATCCGGCTGCGCTCCGCCTCTGAGGCGACGGGCTGCGAGATCCTCGGCAAGGCCGAGTTCATGAATCCGGGCCAGTCGGTCAAGGACCGCGCCGCGCTTTATATCATCCGCGACGCGGTGGCGCGCGGCACGCTGCGCCCGGGCGGCACCATCGTCGAGGGCACGGCGGGCAATACCGGCATCGGGCTGGCGCTAGTCGGCGCCTCGATGGGCTTCCGTTCGGTCATCGTCATCCCCGAGACGCAGAGCCAGGAGAAAAAGGACATGCTGCGGCTGGCCGGGGCGGAACTGGTGCAGGTGCCCGCCGCCCCGTACCGCAACCCGAACAACTATGTCCGATACTCGGAACGGCTGGCGAATGCGCTGGCCAAGACTGAGCCGAATGGCGCGATCTGGGCCAACCAGTTCGACAACACCGCCAACCGGCAGGCGCATCTGGAAACCACCGGCCCCGAGATCTGGGACCAGACCGAGGGCAAGGTCGACGGCTTCATCTGCGCCGTGGGCTCGGGCGGGACGCTGGCCGGGGTGGCGATGGCGCTGCAGCCCAAGGGCGTCAAGATCGGCCTCGCCGATCCCGAAGGCGCTGCGCTGCATTCCTTCTATACCACCGGCGAATTCGACAGCCCCGGCTCGTCCATCACCGAAGGGATCGGGCAAGGGCGCATCACCGCGAATCTGGAAGGCTTCACGCCCGATTACAGCTATCGCATCCCCGATGCCGAGGCGCTGACGGTGCTGTTCGATCTGGCTGCGCATGAGGGGCTGGTGCTGGGCGGTTCGTCCGGCATCAACCTCGCCGGTGCGATCCGCATGGCCCATGACATGGGGCCGGGGCACCGCATCGTCACCATCCTCTGCGACGCCGGCAACCGCTATCAGACCAAGCTGTATAACCCGGAATTCCTGCGCCAGAAGGGGCTGCCGGTGCCGGACTGGCTGGAGGGTCAGTCGAGGAAAATGCCCGAAGTCTTTGAATGA
- a CDS encoding NUDIX domain-containing protein, translated as MILAGPLAAPEMLAVLGCAGDPVDLPGQMHGGAGAGIGGDWPDYQPGEGRVAAVSVESTPQLLRYLEVMGLSPLPLATGEVWGFGGGEGQDWQPEKAALMALTAQAILTRNKGDSPQHIRARLTRIAEIAAAVPRAAFGPQPQTHLPPPDPARVEIRSRAEVWGGYFSVEQLSLRHRRHDGGWSDTLSREAFMSADAALLLPYDPARDEVLVISQIRIGPLARGQAQVWMLEPIAGRVDAGEPPEATARREAGEEAGLQIGRLYPLPEHYPSPGANSEFFYPFVATADLSGHRTGHGFGVAGEGEDIATHILPRDELVTLALNGQIQCGPLVLLALWLDRHADQIRQDPAHPDARQGGDLAGT; from the coding sequence ATGATCCTTGCCGGGCCGCTCGCGGCGCCTGAAATGCTGGCGGTGCTGGGGTGCGCCGGTGATCCCGTTGATCTGCCGGGGCAGATGCACGGCGGGGCCGGTGCCGGGATCGGCGGCGACTGGCCGGACTATCAGCCGGGCGAGGGGCGCGTCGCGGCGGTCTCGGTCGAGTCGACGCCACAGCTTCTACGCTACCTTGAGGTCATGGGGCTGTCGCCCCTGCCGCTGGCGACCGGCGAGGTCTGGGGCTTTGGCGGCGGCGAGGGGCAGGACTGGCAGCCGGAGAAAGCCGCCCTGATGGCGCTGACGGCGCAGGCGATCCTGACGCGCAACAAGGGGGACTCCCCGCAGCACATCCGCGCCCGCTTGACGCGCATCGCCGAGATTGCCGCCGCCGTGCCGCGCGCCGCCTTCGGTCCGCAGCCGCAGACGCATCTGCCGCCGCCCGATCCGGCGCGGGTCGAGATCCGGTCGCGCGCCGAGGTCTGGGGCGGCTATTTCTCGGTCGAGCAGCTTTCGCTGCGCCACCGCCGCCATGATGGCGGCTGGTCCGACACCCTCTCGCGCGAGGCGTTCATGTCGGCCGACGCGGCCCTTCTGCTGCCTTATGACCCGGCGCGGGACGAGGTGCTGGTGATCAGCCAGATCCGCATCGGGCCGCTGGCGCGCGGTCAGGCGCAGGTCTGGATGCTGGAGCCCATCGCCGGCCGCGTCGATGCGGGCGAGCCGCCCGAGGCCACCGCCCGCCGCGAGGCGGGGGAAGAGGCCGGGCTGCAGATCGGCCGGCTTTACCCCTTGCCCGAACATTACCCCTCGCCCGGCGCGAACAGTGAGTTCTTTTATCCCTTCGTCGCCACCGCCGATCTGTCTGGCCACCGCACCGGCCATGGCTTCGGCGTCGCGGGCGAGGGCGAGGATATCGCGACCCATATCCTGCCGCGCGACGAATTGGTGACGCTGGCGCTGAACGGGCAGATCCAGTGCGGGCCGCTGGTGCTGCTGGCGCTGTGGCTGGACCGCCATGCCGACCAGATCCGGCAGGACCCGGCCCATCCCGACGCCCGGCAAGGCGGTGATCTGGCAGGAACGTGA
- a CDS encoding ketopantoate reductase family protein, producing the protein MKIAIIGAGAMGSLFAWQLVKTGAEVVALDQWAEHVQAMQRDGLIVECAGHDLHVPLTATNSPKEIGTCDIILFFVKYGQTTDAAQWIAPLVGPETLLVTLQNGVGNADRIAEVHPDNAIAYGLTTLTSEMLGPGRIEASFAGKGETYFWRRGGQPDSREEYLKDLLNAGDYAAELDPDIDLRIWKKLVINCCFNTICGLLDCTVGETMHDPETARIFDALIAELSAVAAAKGIGITPAAARSYLEEVGRDAASHVPSMAIDLRAGRQTEIECLNGAILREGARLAIPTPTHALIYNLIRAREQISSRRQAMGG; encoded by the coding sequence ATGAAGATTGCGATCATTGGGGCCGGCGCCATGGGCAGCCTTTTCGCATGGCAGCTGGTGAAGACCGGGGCAGAGGTCGTTGCGCTGGACCAGTGGGCGGAACATGTTCAGGCGATGCAGCGTGACGGGCTGATCGTCGAATGCGCCGGACATGATCTGCACGTGCCCCTGACCGCCACAAACTCACCGAAGGAGATTGGCACCTGTGACATTATCCTGTTCTTCGTGAAATATGGACAGACGACAGATGCCGCCCAATGGATCGCGCCGCTGGTGGGGCCAGAGACCCTGCTCGTGACCCTGCAGAACGGGGTCGGCAACGCAGATCGGATTGCCGAAGTCCATCCAGACAATGCCATCGCCTACGGCTTGACCACCCTGACCAGCGAAATGCTTGGCCCGGGACGGATCGAGGCGAGCTTTGCCGGAAAAGGCGAGACGTATTTCTGGAGGCGCGGCGGGCAGCCTGACAGCCGCGAGGAGTATCTGAAAGACCTTCTCAACGCCGGTGATTATGCAGCCGAACTCGATCCGGACATCGACCTGCGGATATGGAAGAAGCTGGTCATCAACTGCTGTTTCAACACGATCTGCGGATTGCTGGACTGCACCGTTGGTGAGACCATGCATGATCCTGAAACCGCCCGTATCTTTGACGCGCTGATCGCCGAACTTTCCGCTGTCGCGGCAGCCAAGGGAATCGGCATCACCCCGGCTGCCGCCCGCAGCTACCTTGAGGAAGTCGGACGAGACGCCGCATCCCATGTTCCGTCCATGGCAATCGACCTGCGCGCGGGACGCCAGACCGAAATCGAATGCCTGAACGGCGCGATCCTGAGGGAGGGCGCGCGTCTCGCCATCCCGACGCCAACACACGCGCTGATTTACAACCTGATCAGGGCGCGCGAGCAGATCTCGTCGCGCCGTCAGGCGATGGGTGGTTGA
- the dctP gene encoding TRAP transporter substrate-binding protein DctP, whose protein sequence is MNFRFNRLGGAAVALSCLLATTASADEAVLRAVSAFQVGTTIYEPFERFVEQVNENGKGIVQIDVIGGPDAMPPFEVGNALRGGIIDLANTTAVYHANLVPEGLAMTLTNRSMEELRENGGYDLLDQIHKDKAKIHWLGRLLQNIQYHIYLSEVPEELDFDGLKIRSAPTYQAFFSALGITPVQTAAGEVFTALERGTIDGYAWPSIGVFDLGWQEKTAARVDPGFYQVETGVYFSQAAWEKLTEAQQDFLTEQMIAFEGDADRYSTLADEEAARQAEAGIKTYELEGEARETFIAESNEEGWKPVIAASPENGAKLRELLVK, encoded by the coding sequence ATGAACTTCAGATTCAACAGACTTGGCGGGGCGGCGGTGGCGCTCTCTTGCCTTCTGGCGACCACTGCGAGCGCGGATGAGGCAGTGCTGCGCGCGGTCTCTGCCTTCCAGGTGGGAACCACGATCTATGAACCGTTCGAGCGTTTCGTGGAACAGGTCAACGAGAACGGCAAGGGCATCGTCCAGATCGACGTCATCGGCGGGCCGGATGCCATGCCCCCGTTCGAGGTCGGCAACGCATTGCGCGGCGGCATCATCGATCTGGCCAATACGACAGCCGTCTATCATGCCAACCTCGTCCCCGAGGGGCTGGCGATGACACTGACCAACCGGTCCATGGAAGAGCTGCGCGAAAACGGCGGTTACGATCTGCTCGACCAGATCCACAAGGACAAGGCCAAGATCCACTGGCTGGGCCGCCTCCTTCAGAACATCCAGTATCACATCTACCTGTCCGAGGTTCCGGAAGAGCTGGATTTCGACGGGCTGAAGATCCGCTCGGCCCCCACCTATCAGGCCTTCTTCAGCGCGCTGGGGATCACCCCCGTTCAGACCGCGGCGGGCGAGGTGTTCACGGCACTGGAGCGTGGCACGATCGACGGCTATGCGTGGCCATCCATCGGAGTGTTCGATCTCGGCTGGCAAGAGAAGACGGCGGCGCGTGTCGATCCGGGCTTCTATCAGGTTGAGACGGGCGTCTATTTCAGCCAGGCCGCGTGGGAAAAGCTGACGGAAGCGCAGCAGGATTTCCTGACCGAGCAGATGATCGCCTTTGAAGGCGATGCAGATCGCTACAGCACCTTGGCCGACGAGGAAGCGGCGCGTCAGGCGGAGGCCGGAATCAAGACCTACGAGCTTGAAGGCGAAGCCCGCGAGACCTTCATCGCGGAGTCCAACGAGGAAGGCTGGAAGCCCGTCATCGCAGCCAGTCCCGAAAACGGCGCAAAGCTGCGCGAATTGCTGGTGAAGTGA
- a CDS encoding TRAP transporter large permease yields MIWSQTLLMMVALLAVQFAIGLPVAFAFLGANLIGAWIFLGGEAGLVQLVRNASGSVNSFALAPIPLFILMGELLFHTGLAYRAIDAIEKLLVRLPARLACVTVVGGTAFAALSGSSIANTAMLGGTLSQDMLRRGYSPTLTFGPAMAVGGIAVLIPPSALAVMLGSLSGISITQLLIGGIFPGMLMAVGFLLFVILTAVVSPSSAPREDKAEVLSARERLVPFFRDVVPLSGIFVAVIGGMLGGFATPTEAAALGSAASLIATIVYRKLTFSNLVISLMETAKVSISILFIIVASVTFSQILSFSGATSGFMSVVREVDASPMMLVLAMLGIILVLGCLIDQISIMMITLPFFMPIAHSAGIEPVWLGLMMLVAIELGLLTPPFGLLLMVMQGASRETPLLHIYKAAIPFILIELGVLILMFLVPELTMFLPSLVD; encoded by the coding sequence ATGATCTGGTCGCAGACGCTTTTGATGATGGTCGCCCTGCTGGCTGTGCAGTTCGCGATCGGGCTGCCGGTGGCATTCGCGTTTCTTGGTGCCAATCTGATCGGGGCATGGATCTTTCTGGGCGGTGAGGCCGGGTTGGTCCAGCTGGTTCGCAATGCCTCCGGCTCGGTCAATTCGTTCGCCCTCGCCCCGATCCCGCTCTTCATCCTGATGGGGGAACTGCTTTTCCACACCGGCCTGGCCTACCGGGCCATCGATGCGATCGAGAAGCTGCTGGTGCGGCTGCCGGCACGGCTGGCCTGCGTCACCGTCGTCGGCGGCACCGCCTTTGCGGCGCTTTCGGGATCGTCCATTGCCAATACGGCGATGCTTGGCGGAACCCTGTCGCAGGACATGCTGCGCCGCGGCTATTCGCCGACGCTGACCTTCGGCCCTGCCATGGCGGTCGGGGGAATCGCGGTGCTGATCCCCCCATCGGCGCTTGCCGTCATGCTGGGATCGCTTTCGGGAATTTCCATCACGCAACTGCTGATCGGCGGCATCTTTCCCGGGATGTTGATGGCGGTGGGGTTCCTGCTGTTCGTCATCCTGACCGCCGTCGTATCGCCGTCGAGCGCGCCGCGCGAAGACAAGGCAGAGGTTCTGAGCGCCAGAGAGCGGCTTGTGCCCTTCTTCCGGGACGTGGTGCCGCTGTCGGGTATCTTCGTGGCCGTCATTGGCGGCATGCTCGGCGGTTTCGCGACGCCGACCGAGGCTGCGGCCTTGGGCTCCGCGGCATCGCTGATCGCGACCATCGTCTATCGAAAGCTCACATTCTCGAACCTTGTGATCTCATTGATGGAAACGGCGAAGGTCTCGATCTCGATCCTTTTCATCATCGTTGCTTCCGTGACGTTTTCGCAGATCCTGTCTTTTTCGGGTGCGACTTCGGGGTTCATGTCGGTCGTGCGAGAAGTCGATGCGTCGCCGATGATGCTGGTTCTGGCCATGCTCGGCATCATTCTGGTGCTGGGATGCCTGATCGACCAGATTTCGATCATGATGATCACCCTGCCGTTCTTCATGCCGATTGCTCATTCCGCCGGGATCGAGCCGGTCTGGCTGGGCCTGATGATGCTGGTGGCGATTGAGCTTGGCCTTCTGACACCGCCCTTCGGCCTGCTTTTGATGGTCATGCAGGGTGCGAGCCGCGAGACGCCCCTGCTGCACATCTACAAGGCGGCGATACCGTTCATTCTGATCGAGCTGGGTGTGCTCATTCTGATGTTCCTGGTGCCGGAACTGACCATGTTCCTGCCCTCACTGGTCGACTGA
- a CDS encoding TRAP transporter small permease, whose translation MTSKGIFRTLFSLSGAIAATGFGLLVVLVVLDILVRNLGLAKWPWLNELTEYLLTISTFGGAPWVLRQAAHVNVDIMLRIVPPWANALLMRLSYALGLAISVIVTWLAVTAALDSFNSGSVIFKNLMFPEWWMMVPVIWCFALCSLEFLLRALSGIKS comes from the coding sequence GTGACATCGAAAGGCATTTTCAGAACCCTTTTTTCACTCTCTGGCGCTATTGCCGCGACCGGGTTTGGGCTGCTCGTCGTTCTTGTCGTTCTTGATATCCTGGTGCGAAACCTCGGTCTGGCGAAGTGGCCCTGGCTGAATGAGCTGACGGAATATCTGCTGACGATCTCGACCTTCGGAGGTGCGCCGTGGGTTTTGCGTCAGGCGGCGCATGTCAATGTCGACATCATGCTGCGCATCGTGCCGCCCTGGGCGAACGCACTGCTGATGCGGCTGTCCTATGCTCTCGGCTTGGCGATTTCGGTGATCGTCACATGGCTGGCGGTGACCGCTGCGCTTGACAGCTTCAACTCCGGGTCGGTCATCTTCAAGAACCTCATGTTCCCGGAGTGGTGGATGATGGTGCCGGTCATCTGGTGCTTCGCCCTTTGCAGCCTCGAATTCCTGTTGCGTGCCTTGTCCGGGATCAAGTCATGA
- a CDS encoding cysteine desulfurase-like protein: MSPKDVIDPQFVNAHFPALNKDWVFFDNAGGSQIVKGAVDKITEFLFEKNVQIGGSYAVSQAASDALMDGRKAAQTLVNAARPEEIVFGPSTTALLQTLATSVRSQLNEGDEIIVTVADHESNIGPWERLTEFGIIVKFWPLDHETLELRLEDLEPLMTERTRLVCVHHVSNILGSINPIAEFARFVHERGASICVDAVAYAPHRAIDVQAWDVDYYVFSLYKCYGPHTAIMYGKYDLLLELDGLYHYFYGKDKVPGKLEPGNPNYELAYSTVGVVDYLVALGESVGATGSRRDKVVAAYAAMTRQEDALTERLLAWLNARNDCRVIGKAINVDSTRVPTIAFKFDSQDSGQIAKQMDDYGIAIRFGDFHSRRLMEDLQENDNGGAVRVSMVHYNTLDQVDRLCAALGEIVGEA; encoded by the coding sequence ATGAGCCCCAAAGACGTGATCGACCCTCAATTCGTCAACGCGCATTTTCCCGCCCTGAACAAGGACTGGGTGTTCTTCGATAACGCCGGCGGATCCCAGATCGTCAAAGGAGCGGTCGACAAGATTACCGAATTCCTGTTCGAAAAGAACGTCCAGATCGGCGGCAGCTATGCGGTCTCGCAAGCGGCATCCGATGCGCTGATGGATGGGCGCAAGGCCGCGCAGACGCTTGTCAACGCCGCGCGCCCCGAGGAAATCGTCTTTGGCCCGTCCACCACCGCTCTTCTGCAAACCTTGGCCACGTCGGTGCGCAGCCAGCTTAACGAAGGCGACGAGATCATTGTGACCGTTGCCGACCACGAATCCAATATCGGGCCTTGGGAGAGGTTAACCGAATTCGGCATCATCGTGAAGTTCTGGCCGCTGGACCACGAAACGCTGGAATTGCGGCTTGAAGATCTCGAGCCCTTGATGACCGAGCGGACGCGGCTGGTGTGTGTTCACCACGTCTCGAACATCCTGGGCAGCATCAATCCCATCGCGGAATTTGCCCGGTTCGTGCATGAAAGGGGTGCCAGCATCTGCGTGGATGCCGTGGCCTATGCCCCCCATCGCGCCATCGATGTGCAGGCCTGGGATGTGGATTACTATGTCTTCAGCTTGTACAAATGCTACGGCCCGCACACCGCGATCATGTACGGCAAATACGATCTTCTGCTCGAACTGGACGGCTTGTACCATTACTTCTACGGCAAGGATAAGGTGCCCGGCAAGCTGGAGCCGGGCAATCCGAATTACGAGCTGGCCTACAGCACCGTCGGTGTCGTGGATTATCTGGTGGCTCTGGGCGAGTCGGTGGGCGCAACCGGCTCCCGGCGCGACAAGGTCGTGGCAGCATATGCCGCGATGACCCGGCAAGAGGACGCGCTGACGGAACGGCTGTTGGCGTGGCTGAACGCGCGAAACGATTGTCGTGTGATCGGCAAGGCAATCAACGTCGATTCCACGCGGGTGCCGACGATCGCGTTCAAGTTCGACAGCCAAGATTCCGGGCAGATCGCGAAACAGATGGACGACTACGGTATCGCGATCCGTTTCGGGGATTTCCATTCGCGGCGCCTGATGGAGGATCTGCAGGAAAACGACAACGGCGGCGCCGTTCGGGTGTCCATGGTCCACTACAATACCCTGGACCAAGTCGATCGACTTTGCGCTGCCCTGGGCGAGATCGTGGGAGAGGCGTAG
- a CDS encoding amino acid ABC transporter ATP-binding protein, translated as MTGFVSIRNLRKSYGAFEALRGIDLEIAEGEVVCIVGPSGSGKSTLIRCINRLEGFSDRSEIVVDGNPVVPGRALAKVRAEVGMVFQSFNLFPHLTVRRNVMLAPMRVRKISSADAAARADALLKRVGIYEQAEKYPGQLSGGQQQRVAIARALAMEPRVMLFDEPTSALDPEMVGEVLDVMKKLAGTGVTMIVVTHEMGFARQVADRVIFMDGGEVVETGTPTEIFSNPRETRTQDFLKSILRH; from the coding sequence ATGACCGGGTTCGTCAGCATTCGCAATCTGCGCAAGTCCTATGGCGCCTTCGAAGCTCTTCGCGGGATCGATCTCGAAATTGCAGAGGGCGAAGTCGTCTGCATCGTGGGCCCGTCCGGATCGGGCAAATCGACACTGATCCGCTGCATCAATCGCCTTGAAGGATTTTCCGATCGCAGCGAGATCGTCGTGGACGGCAACCCGGTGGTTCCTGGCCGGGCCTTGGCCAAGGTGCGCGCAGAAGTCGGCATGGTCTTTCAGTCGTTCAACCTTTTTCCGCACCTGACGGTGCGGCGCAACGTGATGTTGGCGCCGATGCGGGTCCGAAAGATCAGCTCTGCCGACGCGGCGGCCCGTGCCGACGCTCTTCTCAAGCGGGTCGGCATCTACGAACAGGCAGAGAAGTATCCGGGCCAGCTGTCCGGCGGCCAGCAGCAGCGGGTCGCGATCGCCCGCGCCCTGGCGATGGAGCCGCGGGTGATGCTCTTTGACGAGCCGACATCGGCGCTGGACCCGGAAATGGTCGGCGAGGTGTTGGACGTCATGAAAAAACTGGCAGGCACCGGCGTCACCATGATCGTCGTGACCCACGAGATGGGCTTTGCGCGGCAGGTGGCGGATCGGGTGATCTTCATGGATGGCGGCGAGGTCGTCGAGACCGGAACGCCCACCGAAATCTTCTCGAACCCGCGTGAGACCCGGACGCAGGATTTTCTCAAATCGATACTTCGTCACTGA